GGTGAAGTTCCGTCCCTTCTTGGATGAGTCTACAGTCAACGCAGAGAACAGAGACAGCAGGCAAACAGCCAGCGGTAGCTGATGCATGATGCAGCTGTGCCTGCAAACAGTGCAGACAGGGCCAGATTATTGTTGTGGGGAATTTCCATGGATTTCCTGTATATACATAGTCATGCACAGAAACAAGCACCATAAATCACATTATATACATGCAGGTTGTAAATAATACAGGTTGTAACTTGACTTATTAGTGAACGGTTTTATTTAGgtagtaaatgtaaataacagaCTACAGAACACAATTATACAACAAATACAAAGCATGCATTACACAAAATCCTCACCAGAGAAATGAGATCGCAGTTTCAACACAAGGTTAAGCAGCTCTTTTGGCAAAAATGCAACCAAAAGCGGAGAATATAAACAAGATTGTGAATCGATTTGAATCTTACATGTCCTCCACACAACTTTGCAAGCATCCACCCAGTTTTAGCAGAGACGTGCTCTGCCAGATACTTCATCCATGATGTAATTGAACGAACTGGGGGAGGAGATTCATTTGAAATTGTCATACTATTATAGTATAGTTCTGCAGCCCAAAAATCAATAAAAGTAGCTTATGATTATATTATAcagaactataaaaaaaacagccatgtaaaatgtgcttgtttacatcagactCTCAACACTTCTGAGTATTTGCAATGATTTGGATTACATGTTGCTCAGAAAGCATAACAAAACCAAACATAGCCATGTTCAGGTTTAAATACGTTTAATGTCAATCACTGGTCCAGTTATTTTCATTATGAATCAATTTAAATACCTTGGAAAGGGTGAATGGAACACATCTGTTAAATCAAAACAGATGATTAACTAAACATAACACATTTGTAATTTATTGGCCAATTTATAATTAAAAGATGTTATGTTTATGTAcggtcaaaataaaaataacacattatgaAAATCTGCTTTATTTTCTCCTTTAACCCACatagatttataataataaaaaagatgtgGAAACAGACTTTCAGGTGTTAATAATATGGGATGTTTCCCATTATTAACTCAACCACAGTGGTCTTTTTGTAACACAAAGACTATGAGATCTCTGTGGTTGGTGACAAAAGACatttatgttttcattcactGCCCCAGGAAAGAGGCCATGGGGTCATCGGGTCGGCAGCGTTTCATGCGGAAGGCTTCCATCTCCTCCTCTGTGGGTTCACGCACTTCCTTTAGGCTGCTGTACGGTCGCTTCCTCTCATCGAGCTGCATTATTTCAGCCACCTGCCTCAGCCTCTGCTCCTCTGCACTCAAAGCCTGCACAGAAAACACAGCGTTTTCTTTTACAATAGGCTTTATACAACAGTTTGTGTGGCAGGAACAGTTCACCTACCTTCTTcagcctttctttcttttttgcttcATCTTCCTCATCACTGCTGTCAGAATCTCTCTGTTTCttgctctttttcttcttcttcttatcttTCATTTTATCCTGGTGCAtctgtgaataaaaacattagtAAAATACAATCATCTTCCTGCCCTGTTCTTGCACTGGAACTAGATGACGAAAAGAAGGCAGCCGTTAATGTACCTGTAAAAGAGTCTTTGGCTCTTTACTCATTTCGGCCTCCTCTACATCATCTTCAAACGGAACGCAAGAATTGCTCTGAAAAAATAAGCAGAAAACGTGTTTTTAAGAGTAGATTTGTGTtggataaatataatataaataataaaaatgttatgcttCTAATAATAGTAAGACAaaacaaatgctttgatgcaaaaAAGGATACATTTGATACTCACCATAACTTTCTTGCCAGCTTCTCCTGTACAGTAACTTTGCTTCACCATCGAGTGGCAGCACTTGTAACCCCAATGGCCATCTTTCCAATACGATCCCCAGATACACTGCAAAAGCGGAAGGAAAAAATCTTTAGCATCCATAAAACAAAATCTATCATTACTATGTAACTGGTCCAGTTATGTAACGTTTCCAGTAGGGTCAGATAACTTACCGTGTGGTTATTAATGAGCACGTCCTCCTCGTATTTGGAACAGGCCACAGCCTTCTCCTGTCCTTTCAACACAGCCCCGTGACGGGAATACTCCACATACTCCTCTGTCTGAGCCAGCAGAAGCTCTCGCGGAGGGGCGTCCAAGTGTTCCTCCCCACCATACTGCAGAGAGGTGCGACACGAAGCCATCAGCACACCAAGAAGGGgatgttatgtttaaaaacaaaaagcagaTTCTAAACTGTACCTTTTCCAAAAtactctctttctgtttctctttgaAATCGTCCTTTTTGACTTTGTAGGACTGATGGAGAAGCTCCAGCTTGGTTGGATCAGCCTGGAGGTGAACTTCAGATCCCTTTTCATATGCTTCCCACGCAAAGACTATGGaggaaacacacaaaacaatgtCAGGCCAATAGAAACTGAGAGTCTGGAATCTAAATTCAACATCGGGTAGGGAGGAATTTATCTACGAGTCGACAAATACGCACGTTGTGTCTGGGCCATGGAAATGGTGTCTCCAGAGTAGCGCACAAAGTTGTCTCCAGCGTAGCCCACCCTGCCAAACCAAACACATCATTTTGAGATCAGACAGAGACAACTACAGAAATAGACACTCAAAGACCCCTTACAACACTTAGTGATGTGTTGTTTCAGCTTGCAGTTTAATAAGCTAAACACAGTGGCATTTTTGGCATTTAGCAGATTTTGCATCcaaagtaattttaaaaagtatttaattagatCAAGTTGTGCCTTAGTGTTGAACAGTGTGTTGTGAACCCAGTGACCTAATACACAATCTGCAAGCTTTCTGTAAGAAGCATTTCACTTCCCTAACATGTCTCTTGATTTCATGCACAGAAGTAGAGAAATGCTCCTACTCTTCTGGAATCTTTCCAGTGTTGGAGTATGGGTTCTCCCTCATGGCTCGAGTCTTGGGATCATAGTAGGCTGAATTTGGATCCAGATTTCTGAGGTACTGTAAAATAAGACGGTTGGGAAAATCATGATTCAGCACACTGTGGTGAAAATATTCTTTGTTTAACCATATGCGACTACTAATCCTGATGATGAGAACATAATACTCTTCTAAATTATCATATTAATGGGACTTATTTATGGGATAAATAAATAACGTTTcatgcaattctgaaaaaaataaataataaataaataaaaagtgtcatGTCTTTAATTAACATTCATTGGTTAGCAAAATGTCATGTTATTTTTACCTTAGCGATGTCCTCCCGTATTCTCAGGTTTCTAACTGTGATTCGTCTCTTGGAATCAAAATTTTGTCCGGGCATGTCAAAGTCATCAACATATTTGTCGTCATCCTCATCTTCACTGCTGTGGTCCTGGAAAAGATGAGGAAGAAAGTGTCAATGAGTAAATGAAATGGCTTTatgatctttgttttattttataatccaCAATGCACATAAAAATGCATCTGAATTCACCTGTGCTGCATCATCATCAAGATGCTTCCTTGAATTctggaaacaagacaaaatatttgGTTAAACTAAAGTAGTAAATAAAAGCTTGTGACAAAGATATAGTAGCTATAAAGGGAATGTGGAAAAACGATTTCATTTGAAATACTTACAGCTTGATCCATTAGTTTACCAGAAGCTAACTCCTCCTGGAGTTTCTGAGCTTTGAGAGTGCGCTTAGCCTGTtatgaaaaacattaataatttagaGATCCTTCCAACAAAATGTATGACAACGCtcacatgattaaaaaaagaagaaaaaagtattttctgaGAATAAAACTTAACGGTGTGTGTTCTATTAGCCTatcagtataataaaataaacataaatacacaatAGTATCTGACAACATGACTTACCAGATCAACTTTTGAATATTCCTCTACAATGCGCATGTGCTCATCCGGATCGTACCCATTCCAGCGATCTCTCTTTCCATCGTAATCCATTGAGAGCTGAATCTGTTGGTGCTCATCTGGTGCCATGCCTGTGCCAGAATACTTCGCTCCTACTTTTCGGGGTCTCTGTGAAAGACATTTTTGCACAAACTTTAaccaaaatttaaaatgaaagtttttatttcaAACATCAATACGGTTTGAggtaaaaattaaacaatttaaattaagttgaaagtgtcttaatttaaagtttattaaaattgtaatttactcctgtgatgcagAAGCTgaatcagcagccattacttcagtgaagttttcagtgtcaaatgatccttcagaaacctttCTATTATGACTAttctattatttctattattattaccaatcttaataaaaacaattaataattttttatggaAACCGTGACACTTTTTTGTCTGGATTCTTTGAGGAacaaaaagttgaaaagaacagcaaatATTTCAAATTGATCACACATGTACTgtgccttgtttacaagcagaggaaaGCGATGTGCATGCGTTGATAATGGCAGAGGACTATTCCGCAGGAAACTGTTGAATAAAGGTCTTAcacgtttggaacgacatgatggtgaggaattaattacagaatttattgtcatttttgggtgaactatccctttaagaaagatTTTTACCAACATATACTAACATCATCACAACAccacattattaaatatttacctccaAACAGTCTTTCTTCTTGTGTGTCATGGCTCCACAATTTTCACATGCTCCTTTTCTGAATTTTGTGGTAACTGATTTCTAGTCGACAGGGAATAAGAAAGTTTTAGACACtgaatcacatttttattaaGAATTCATGGCTATTTGggtgagaagggtctggctgcagacttgcactgtcagacttgcattctcagacacttgtgcttccgctagcgacgtcacttgcagtcttttttatttttttttctatttattgataactttttgtttgaatctttcaaaatgttacaacagtagccaggtggtgaagacaagaaaaaagaaactaaattacaacgTCACTTGCAATCCTTACTTGCATTcccagacttgcactctcagacacttgtgttTCCgttagcgacgtcacttgcagtctttattttatttattttttttattttttttgttctatttatttataactttttgtttgaatctctcaacattttacaacagtagccaggtggtgaagacaagaaaaaagaaactaaattacaatgtcacttgcaatcgctacttgcactctccgctacctgtgacgtcacttgcaatcaacacaaatcgtgcatgttgccaatggagacaagacgctgtggcctactactataatgtacaaggtcctgcaagaaaaaaacaagaccggtgttctgtcgatttgtcctacgctgtcagattttcctgcctcccactaaaacagtgggtagtaaaATTACAccacgaaaaatgctactgtaaagttatggtttattaacgtctacacctaccacaaccctaatcatacccttacagtaatgcagatacattaaatatcattgtttagcatgagacaaaggacgcgatattgcgatataaacccgggtaggaaaatttgacagggtaggataaaatgtcaggacacctggTAGGAAAAtttgacagggtaggataaaatgtcaggaaaccggcaaatccgtggccacagaacagcagaatatgaacgcaatgcacaaagtctttcgttaagcgttttcctcctgtagaaaaaacaatcacttaatatggcataatgtattaggatacGTTAAGTTCAATCAAAcgaccaaattcgatatataattattatttaatgtactacaaggcaagcagatggctatgaacacaatgcgaacatttaatgtggcctaataacagactaagatgataaagacatagGCATAGcttatatgtcttgttgttgactcaacgtatatacagaccagcatatatgaacgtgcattatgaaatgcattaagtgattttaaaaggatcagctccgtacaggcaagcagacaaGTACataacgttttcctcctatagaaaatcattataaataaaacacataatgtggcttagtggacaaagacagtgatataaacgagttgtagacagtttattcaaaatgtttaacGCGAAACTTTGAGCGTTGCATTtaatcttgtctccattggcaacatgcaggatttgtgtcgattgcaagtgtcaatgttttttcttgtcttcgccacctggctactgttataaaatattgggaaattcaaaaaaaaaaaaaaaaaaaatcgctagcggaagtgcaagtgtctgagagtgcaagtctgagaatgcaagtctgagaatgcaagtgcaagtctgcagccagaccctcttgattTGGGTAGAGCGAGTGGCAGTGCTTACTTCTTGTACACCTCTTTTATACCACTCTCCGATGGGTGCAAATTGTTTCTGATTCTCTTCCTGGGGTCTCTGGTGCTTAAGGGTGGGTCTCTTTGATGGGTCGATGTACCAAGGGACAGATGAGATGTACTGGGGAATATGAGGGTTGATATCCCTGGTAACAAAATATTACAGTCATGGGAAACGTTACAGCACATATGACAATAACCAAATCactttaatacttaaaaaaaaacctactttCCCTCCTCGTCAACTTCAGCTGGGGCATTTCCTAATTTTCTCTGCTCTTCCAGCTCTTTCTTCTTCCTCCAGTCTTCTCGGGTCATTTTCTTCGGCTCTTCGAGATCTACGATCCCCTCCGATGCTTTACTCTCCTCCTCCTTCGACATGTTCTTCAGCTGCACATACAAACACAGAGATCACGATCAGTGATTAAAGACATAAGTTCGAAATATAtgagctctgaaaaaaaaaaaaaaaactccagatcacacacacagaaacccGCAGTGACAGAGAGCAGAGATTCATAACACATACACCAGACGGTTACGAATACGGTAATGTTTACCGCAGCTTTTGTATTTGACGTTGATTTTACTTTGGAAGATAATATACAATATTGCTCATACGTTCGTTTTAAgtcaataagttatttatttacctGCTGTTTAGTCAAACTCAAAAATTTACAATATTTGACACCTTGATCAGCCGGACGCTCGCAAGTTGTGTGTACAAGTGTATTTTATGCGCACTTCCGGTTGACGTCTTCTTCGCTGTGAAGTGCTGCATCTGTGTTCCTGTCTGTGAGACGCCCTCAGCTGGACTGAAGTATTACTGACCCTCACAAGACTCCTCTAATGAACTTAATGAACTGAGCAGCGCAGAAACCTGTTTGAGGAAGTTTCACACGGTGCTATTTTATCTTCTTAATTAAAAATGCTATAAGGgtataaaaaaactgcttttTCTCCTCCATGGGTGGGTGAGTCACTAATTGTATTGGTCTGgggattgttattattattttcttaaccactttaaaatttattttttggtggCTTTTTGTCAGAAAacgtaaagaaaatatatattaaatatcgcTACTCATCATAAATACTTATAAATACTCATAAATACCGATTATTTACGTCTCTGTTTTTAAATTTACGTATTTACGATATGATTGGTTGATATGGCAGAAGGGAGGCTAGCCTCTTCTATGATGTTCCTTTTCTCAACACTCAGCGCTGAAAGTGAACACTTTATGCTGATTGGCTATACTTGCAACGGAGGCACGAGCATAGGGCACGAGAGCTCTTCTCTCCCCTCCCCTTCTCTTTCACATAGTTGTAATTACATCAGCAGATTCGGCACATTCGAGATAGAAAAGCGGACCTTTCCCgtaactgtgaaattacaaacaaaaatatataaattatgagacatgaactgaaattaatagttttttttttaattttattaaaattaaatcgtCCTAATTTTCACCCCGACGAGACGCCACTGCATGCATGTAAGAAAAGCCAATTACAATTAAAGCTAATTACAGTttcctttagatttttttttatcttgaaagGATTCAGCATATTAGTGACCTGGCacatacttttatccaaagctaaaTACAAATGAGGAATTACAGTATGGGTACTGATGTGATTGACACATtgaaacacagaagaagaaaactcTACCTACaaaataaagtagaaatattGCTCACATTTTTGGTAGATctgaggtcttttttttttttagatgagagTGAGTTAAAATTATTACTAGAAGCTTAACATGTTTGTTACATACACATAGGCTACCCAAATAGTACTTGTTTTCATTGTTCAAATGAATATAATGGTATACCATAATACTTAATAGTATTTACAATAGTTTCTCATACTTGTGAATAACAGAGAATCATCAAGTCTGTGAACTCATTAGGACAATGCAGAGATGGTACTTTGTTAACTCAGTACTAAACCCTCCCAGCAGCATGACACCGAGgactatctaaaaaaaaataactctgaAACAAGTAACTGAAACTCGGTCGGACCAAGATAGGAAATTGTGAGCTGTAGACTAGGGGCTAATATCATTGTCTGGTATTACAATGATAGACAGTGGTTTCCTGAGCTGTTACTCGTATGAGATGGCAGAAATTCAGACACCCTGTTAAGTAATAAGTGTTTTATGAAGACAAAAAAATCATTacagtaagatattttttttaaatatcggaAATCATtcattttgtcatattttcatGTTAGACACTTATTATATTAAGTATAATGATTAGATGCGTTTAACATGTTGTTGAAAACATCCATGTTTCGATTCAAATGCTAAATGATGACTCATTGGAAGCAAAGAAAAGAAAGGGACAGTTGCTGTGCAGTGCTAACACTGAACTCTTATCAGTTTCCTCCATTTGTAGCttcaggaatgttttttttttctccgtaaGTTGCCGTTTCGTGCTCAGAGAGCCTCGTGGCCGCCGGTGAGTTTGTGGAAGAGCTCCTCGTTCAGTGTGTCGCTTTGCTGTCGTGCACGTGTGGACAAGAAGATGTATCCTCCGATGTACTCATGCACAACCTTACAGTCTGCGTTCACACAGCCGAATGCTATGTTAATGTTTCCGTCGAATTCAATCGCCAcctaaaaaaaaagagacaggTGTTGGTGATGTGTATGACTGAATGAAACCAGTGTATTATATAAGATAAACAGAAAACATATGTAGTCTCcttcatttacattaaatgcatcaGTTACTATCATTATTGAAACATACCTGTCGTATGTCCCAATTAACATTCCACTGTCTCATATTACTATAACGCCACGTCTTCACCACATCTCCGACTCCCAGGTCTATACGGATCAGACGGTTGTTAGCGATGCCCAGAACTTCGTCTTTGCGACTGCCCTTAAACCTAAGAAATGATTGTATTGTGAAACTGGGTTACCTTGGATGACTATTATAAGATAAATCTTTTGTGTTGCCACATACCACAGCATACTCATACAAGCTTGTTTAAAATCATGAGCTGACCACGTTTTTGTGCTTCTAAAGTTAGTCTACTCACCTGACCATGAAGTAGGAAATTCCAAAATCAGGCAGAGCTTGCCAGATCTGCAGGAACTTCAAGATGGCAGACGTCAAAGAGAGCTGGGCGACATTCTGATAGGCCTCCAGGATACGAGGGGTTAACTGAAAAGTACAAGAGTAGATGAAGGCTACACCAACACTGAAGAGATGAAGTGAAACAAAGACTGCAATACATTGTACAAGATGGAATGACTGGCAGGTTTCATGGTCACTCTACCTGCTTGGGCTTGTATTTCTTCTGGTATCTCGGTGAGACGAGGCTGTGTGTGTTGATGCTGTCATCGGTTTGTGCCGTGGGAGCTGCAGAGCTGGAACGCTGCATTGAAAGGAACGTCTGGATGTTCTGTACCTCACTTTGATACGAGCTGTCCAATAACGTCAGGCCTTTGGATGCCAGTTTACAGGCGGCCATCCACTGAGAATACTGCTTCTCCTGATTCAGTGGGGGGTAGATTCgatttttgaaataaatacagtttgttttaatcTTTGAAagtacacaaccattcaaaagtttggggtcagaaagttgtctatgtcaaataaatgctgttcctttggaCTATTTATGaaggaataaattttttttatcatggtttctacaaaataagcatcacaactatttttaacattgataataataaaagatctgtcttgagcatcaaatcagcatattagaaggatttctgaaggatcatgtgacaatgaataGCTGctcaaaattcagatttgccatttcagtaatatattttaagataaaataattgtttttaattgtaataacatttcacaatattacacagttttaactgtatttttgatcacataaatgcagccttggtgagcataagaaactgaATTAACAGACTAACCCCAATCCTTTGAATggtactgaataaataaataaataaataagttatttaataagAACACTTTTTAACAgagttttcatttacaaatgcatCTTATTAACAGTTACGTACATTTTCACATCGTAAGTAGATTTCATTCATGCCTTCTGGAGCAGGAATGAGGAGTCTGATACAGAACTTCTGGCCTGCTACATTGACATCAGGGGCAACCTCACAACCTAAAGAGAAGCAGATGTGTTTCAGATAACATGGCCTCATTACAGCGATGTGTGTGTCTACTTTGCTTTCAGCCTTGACTGAGGTGTGAAAACATATTCACATGTTGTACAAGCATAGTGTGGGACGCTGCATGCAAAAATGACTCATTTACGGTAAAGCATGCATAATGCCCTGACCTTAATTTATTAAAGGGCCCAAGCTAaatcttgtttattttcataa
This DNA window, taken from Carassius auratus strain Wakin chromosome 14, ASM336829v1, whole genome shotgun sequence, encodes the following:
- the LOC113114061 gene encoding pre-mRNA-splicing factor SLU7, which produces MSKEEESKASEGIVDLEEPKKMTREDWRKKKELEEQRKLGNAPAEVDEEGKDINPHIPQYISSVPWYIDPSKRPTLKHQRPQEENQKQFAPIGEWYKRGVQEKSVTTKFRKGACENCGAMTHKKKDCLERPRKVGAKYSGTGMAPDEHQQIQLSMDYDGKRDRWNGYDPDEHMRIVEEYSKVDLAKRTLKAQKLQEELASGKLMDQANSRKHLDDDAAQDHSSEDEDDDKYVDDFDMPGQNFDSKRRITVRNLRIREDIAKYLRNLDPNSAYYDPKTRAMRENPYSNTGKIPEEVGYAGDNFVRYSGDTISMAQTQLFAWEAYEKGSEVHLQADPTKLELLHQSYKVKKDDFKEKQKESILEKYGGEEHLDAPPRELLLAQTEEYVEYSRHGAVLKGQEKAVACSKYEEDVLINNHTCIWGSYWKDGHWGYKCCHSMVKQSYCTGEAGKKVMSNSCVPFEDDVEEAEMSKEPKTLLQMHQDKMKDKKKKKKSKKQRDSDSSDEEDEAKKKERLKKALSAEEQRLRQVAEIMQLDERKRPYSSLKEVREPTEEEMEAFRMKRCRPDDPMASFLGQ